One Cystobacter ferrugineus genomic window, ACAGCCGGCGGAACTCGTGCGCGTCCAGGCCGCACGCCGCCAGCCAGGCCGCGCGCTCCGGGGGCGCCACGCCCAGCCGGGCCCACTGCTCCGACTCGGCCCGGGCCACCTCCTCGGGCGTGGGAGACAGGCCCAGGCTCCGGGCCCACCCCGCGAGCAACGCCCGCCGCAGGCCCGCGCGCGCCAGCTCCTGCGCCCCGGGCCCGGCCCGCAGCTCCTCCAGCACGTCCTCCGAGGACACCAGCCCCGCCTCCGTCTCGCACAGGCCCTCCACGAGCCGGCGGCGGCGCACGTATGACGAAGGAGGTGGCCGGGACACGCCCTCGCGCGACGGGGGACGGGCCCCGGAGGCGACGAACGCCGCGGCGGCCTGGAGGCAGGCCCGGGCATCCTCGCGCTTGAGATCCGCGAGGCCCCCGGCCGCCCACGTCCGCCACCTGCCCTGGGTGGAGGCGGGCCACGCCTCGCCCACGGCCTGGAGGACGCGGGGCCAGGTGCGGTCCTGGTAGA contains:
- a CDS encoding TfuA-like protein, whose translation is LAPHGMVGVGAIFEAYQRGELMDDAEVALLHADAEHGFRALSVPLVNVRHVARLAQEAGVLSAAESRALVDAAAALFYQDRTWPRVLQAVGEAWPASTQGRWRTWAAGGLADLKREDARACLQAAAAFVASGARPPSREGVSRPPPSSYVRRRRLVEGLCETEAGLVSSEDVLEELRAGPGAQELARAGLRRALLAGWARSLGLSPTPEEVARAESEQWARLGVAPPERAAWLAACGLDAHEFRRLCEERALEGLMLEHAARLLPDGPSWDEALASEARLEGRWAEMAARLTAPRRRPRKR